Proteins co-encoded in one Plasmodium berghei ANKA genome assembly, chromosome: 11 genomic window:
- a CDS encoding vacuolar transporter chaperone, putative translates to MEEIPKHYKKYYVSHKKIKRIILNMGKKYKKKLEKGLIQNTVKHADKHRIRMLPPFLYNDIISHEIKKVNKFSENKYNEILKNLVGVYKELKKMRCNSELLENRKDIEKVLDLIGCDIIHFDFYIQKNFKIIMKLVFFFDKIMNISINQWVLLSLIKEKFCNINIENLIVYLSFLYSSLRLINSNEVNDRGKNNESKNNETWIPPDTFERTSNKFLVKLDHIIYTKVKIVKYLPYLIFGLSNDDIEHNFMSLIEKEEIKKKKKKIEKPNIHQINEINVNLPISKIRNDEENKDILNEKKLKKSLKESQQITSVYFDNKDATCFSKRILRYENAQLIRFRWYNDNEYDHNKIIFIERKIHHEEWTGENSTKDRFELEQKYVLKYMNGELNIRNYFIKKFNKKKKELYKIAHQKNSITGQANCVDEKKIKNLEKKTKKNIKLANEIQKMILNNNLEPIIRTSYLRSAFQQSTDNTLRISIDTNISMLNEYIKKREYWCRLSEEVLGKNEVIRLNYGIIEVKLKVNKIPEWITHILNSNESINLYKYSKYQTAMALLHSEKIKYIPIWVYENIHQRFKSKSNFSDITIKDSHGHISDFGKNDFVHNPNLKRVIKNDDNDNIDTIGNNMNQYSHKYAYPTNGYAADFNMSTYNTLEKMNELEKTFYWINNKYNKKFKENEKINLLKIDPKINFAAERTFLHYAIVSVYITLLALFLDRYKNKNTNIYLVVILLLITSFSSLISSYFFFLKRNCIIQKRKTGESKTKRLRFDSFYSPLILLVLLLFSIALSIYFNFNFKAKTLI, encoded by the exons atggaagaAATACCAAAACATTATAAGAAGTATTATGTGTCTcataagaaaataaaaaggataattttaaatatggGGAAAAagtacaaaaaaaaa cTCGAAAAGGGTCTAATTCAAAATACTGTTAAACACGCGGATAAGCATA GAATTAGAATGCTACctccttttttatataatgatataattaGCCACGAAATAAAGAAAGTAAACAAATTTTCtgaaaacaaatataatgagATTCTTAAAAATTTAGTTGGTGTATATAAAGagttgaaaaaaatgagatGTAATAGTGAATTGTTGGAAAATAGAAAAGATATTGAAAAGGTTTTAGATTTAATAGGATGTGATATAATTCATTtcgatttttatattcagaaaaattttaaaataattatgaaattagtttttttttttgataaaataatgaatatatctataaaCCAATGGGTATTGTTAAgtttaataaaagaaaaattttgtaatattaatattgaaaatttaatagTCTATTTatcctttttatattcttctCTGCGTTTAATAAATAGTAATGAAGTCAATGATAGaggtaaaaataatgaaagtaaaaataatgaaacaTGGATTCCCCCTGACACTTTTGAAAGAAcatcaaataaatttttggTCAAATTAgatcatattatatatacaaaagtaaaaatagtaaagtATTTAccatatttaatatttggATTGAGTAATGATGATATTgaacataattttatgaGCTTAATAGAGaaagaagaaataaaaaaaaaaaaaaaaaaaatcgaaaaacCAAATATACACCAAATTAATGAGATAAATGTGAATTTACCAATTTCAAAGATAAGaaatgatgaagaaaataaagatatattaaatgaaaaaaagcTTAAAAAAAGTCTAAAAGAATCACAACAAATAACATCAgtatattttgataataaagATGCTACATGTTTTTCAAAACGAATTTTAAGATATGAAAATGCCCAACTTATTCGATTTAGATGgtataatgataatgaatatgatcataataaaataatttttattgaaaGGAAAATACATCATGAAGAATGGACAGGAGAAAATTCAACAAAAGATAGATTTGAATTAgaacaaaaatatgtattaaaatatatgaatggagaattaaatataagaaattattttataaaaaaatttaataaaaaaaaaaaagaactttataaaatagcacatcaaaaaaatagcatTACTGGACAAGCTAATTGTGtggatgaaaaaaaaataaaaaatttggaaaaaaaaacaaaaaaaaatattaaattagcaaatgaaattcaaaaaatgatattaaataataatctaGAACCAATAATAAGAACCTCCTATTTAAGATCTGCATTTCAACAAAGTACTGACAATACTCTAAGAATATCAATAGACACAAATATTTCAATGCTAAAcgaatatattaaaaaaagagaataTTGGTGTAGATTATCTGAGGAAGTTTtaggaaaaaatgaagTTATTCGTCTTAATTATGGAATTATAGAAGTTAAATTAAAAGTTAATAAAATCCCTGAATGGATTACACATATCTTAAATAGTAACGAATcgataaatttatataaatattctaaGTATCAAACAGCTATGGCTTTATTACattcagaaaaaataaaatatataccaATATGggtatatgaaaatatacatCAACGATTTAAATCTAAAAGCAATTTTAGTGACATTACTATAAAAGATTCACATGGTCACATTAGTGATTTTGGTAAAAATgattttgttcataatCCCAATTTGAAAAGagtaattaaaaatgatgacaatgataatattgatacaattggaaataatatgaatcaATATTCGCATAAATATGCTTATCCAACAAATGGCTATGCAGCAGATTTTAACATGTCTACATATAATACGttggaaaaaatgaatgaattagaaaaaacattttattggataaataataaatataataaaaaatttaaagaaaacgaaaaaataaatttattaaaaattgaCCCTAAAATAAACTTTGCTGCAGAAAGAACGTTTCTTCATTATGCTATTGTATCTGTGTACATAACTTTATTGGCTCTATTTTTAGATcgatataaaaataaaaacactaatatatatcttgTTGTTATTTTGCTATTAATAACTTCATTCTCTTCACTAATATCAtcgtattttttttttttaaaaagaaattgtATAATTCAAAA gCGCAAAACTGGGGAATCCAAAACAAAGCGTCTACGATTTGACAGCTTTTATAGCccattaattttattagtGCTGCTTTTGTTTTCAATTGCTTTgtcaatttattttaattttaatttcaaaGCTAAAACATTGATTTGA
- a CDS encoding nascent polypeptide-associated complex subunit alpha, putative: MQDDKINSKDEISSSSSCEENEENRNILNPPNRPKMSKGERRARKMLVKLGLKAIPNTHKVIIKKSQKMIFAVSNVDIYQIEGTDSYVIFGDAKTDEITNSFNSFLPENTSNEDETGAEQEVNFEDAEKADEKVQDLENGEKAKDVSMDDVELIISQTKCTKEKAIEVLKKNNNDLVQSIMELSG; encoded by the exons atgcaagacgataaaataaattcaaaaGATGAAATATCATCAAGCTCTTCTtgtgaagaaaatgaagaaaacagaaatattttaaatccCCCAAATAGGCCAAAAATGAGTAAAGGGGAAAGAAGAGCTAGGAAAATGCTCGTAAAACTTGGTTTAAAGGCAATTCCAAATACTCACAAagttataattaaaaaatcacaaaaaatgatatttgCCGTTTCCAATGTcgatatatatcaaatcGAAGGAACTGACTCTTATGTTATATTTGGGGATGCAAAAACAGACGAAATAACAAACTCATTTAACA gCTTCCTTCCAGAAAATACCTCAAATGAAGATGAAACTGGGGCTGAACAAGAAGTCAATTTTGAAGATGCTGAAAAAGCTGATGAAAAAGTTCAAGACTTAGAAAACG gtGAAAAAGCAAAAGATGTATCAATGGATGATGTCgaattaataatttctCAAACAAAATGTACCAAAGAAAAGGCCATTGAagttttgaaaaaaaataataatgatttagTTCAATCTATTATGGAATTGAGTGGttaa
- a CDS encoding signal recognition particle subunit SRP68, putative: MEDRTLHQKIEMETNGPEKLRVDNIPENIPESCEEKIVDKMTIREPHTLLIIPEKKISFDIFCYLIGIYKKHGLYFEEMERFLKYVKRRRMKLRRNVLNKVKKVGNKYTSKIYDPDVINDKYFELLLLDVEICRAKYIKVKTDVNNLKAPYRSKYCYLRRLKKGLKKINFLINSISKVIDKNTELQIKCYHAYIEIAYLLEIKKYEECISKIIEFSKLVKLIKRITVNNITSNVNNTSIEYDKKNGEENLINLSENIIVEKSKLFLEEEKRINEIYEYFLSNINSYERICLYNIKKDNVKKSNEKLQEEDLEEKKDKITEIETYQNNENETLQIYCIDNTIIIKIKNKRYKLINDGTNDSILKIKNILDNDIKTVIEYDEIIKLNQNFNLNEEIKNKNFILIKFLDNYDLSFLINNYGNIFSLYNNCLSIVHEELVKSTHGDLTTNMNNKNSNNDTILMEKVWNNLENHLLCEKLYIDTERAIIVLMKNLYNVLNMNNNLKEFNFFNKKTLDDIVDKMPLLHSAYRYADMLRQNIDELKNIENIDIFINMLQIIKNVKSFSLACYYALKEKNAEAYALFDLVKSRNYIYINIDNSEYYNNKSLLRVSILFNRLQDILSILNNNFYFKHLAIFALQIKTKSIIKDRSLFNIDHTLFERKMKQIYLNPLHIDMAQIFIEPSLLAKNIQEEKKTSGLRSLIQSFWK; encoded by the coding sequence ATGGAGGATAGAACTTTGCATCAGAAAATAGAGATGGAAACGAATGGCCCAGAGAAACTAAGAGTTGACAATATTCCAGAAAATATTCCAGAAAGTTGTGAAGAAAAGATAGTTGATAAAATGACGATTAGAGAACCACACACGTTGCTGATAATTCcagagaaaaaaatatcctttgatatattttgttactTAATtggaatatataaaaaacatggtttatattttgaagaAATGGAGAGGttcttaaaatatgttaaaagAAGACGAATGAAGCTCAGAAGGAATGTTTTAAACAAAGTTAAAAAAGttggaaataaatatacatcaaaaatatatgatcctgatgtaataaatgataaatactTTGAATTACTACTTTTAGATGTTGAAATATGTAGagctaaatatataaaagttAAAACAGATGTAAATAATCTAAAAGCACCATATAGATCtaaatattgttatttaagacgattaaaaaaaggcctaaaaaaaataaactttttaattaattctATAAGTAAAgtaattgataaaaatacagaattacaaataaaatgttatcATGCTTATATTGAAATTGCCTATCTTTTagagataaaaaaatatgaagaaTGCATATCTAAAATTATTGAATTTTCAAAACTtgttaaattaataaaaagaattactgtgaataatataacatctaatgtaaataatacaaGTATAGAATATGATAAGAAAAATGGAgaagaaaatttaataaatttaagtgaaaatattatagtggaaaaaagtaaactatttttagaagaagaaaaaagaatcaatgaaatttatgaatattttttgtcgaatataaattcatatgaacgtatatgcttatataatattaaaaaagataatgtaaaaaaaagtaatgaAAAGTTACAAGAAGAAGAtttagaagaaaaaaaagataaaataacaGAGATAGAAACATATCAAaacaatgaaaatgaaacattacaaatatattgcatagataatactattattattaaaataaaaaacaaaagatataaattaataaatgatgGAACAAATGAtagtatattaaaaattaaaaatattttagacaatgatataaaaacagTGATAGAATATGATGAAATAATCAaattaaatcaaaattttaatttaaatgaagaaataaaaaataaaaattttatacttataaaatttttggataattatgatttatcttttttaataaataactaTGGAAATATATTCTCATTATATAACAATTGTTTATCAATAGTTCATGAAGAATTGGTTAAATCAACACATGGGGATTTAACTACAAATATgaacaataaaaattctaATAATGACACGATCCTTATGGAAAAAGTTTGGaataatttagaaaatcATTTATTGTGTgaaaagttatatatagataCAGAAAGGGCAATCATagttttaatgaaaaacttatataatgtattaaatatgaataataatttaaaagaatttaatttctttaataaaaaaactttaGATGATATTGTAGATAAAATGCCATTATTACATTCCGCATATAGATATGCAGATATGCTTAGACAAAATATtgatgaattaaaaaatattgaaaatatagatatttttattaatatgttgcaaattattaaaaatgttaaatcCTTTTCATTAGCTTGTTATTATgctttaaaagaaaaaaatgcagAAGCATACGCATTATTTGATTTAGTTAAATCcagaaattatatttatataaatattgacAATTctgaatattataataataaatccCTGTTGCGTGTTTCGATTTTATTTAACAGATTGCAAGATATTTTATCGATtcttaataataatttttattttaaacaCTTAGCAATTTTCGcattacaaataaaaacgaAATCTATTATCAAAGATAGAAGTTTATTCAATATTGATCATACGTTATTTGAACGTAAAatgaaacaaatatatttaaaccCTCTACATATTGACATGGCACAAATATTCATTGAACCTTCCTTATTGGCCAAAAATATtcaagaagaaaaaaaaacatctGGGTTAAGAAGTCTTATACAATCATTTTGGAAATAA
- a CDS encoding cytochrome b-c1 complex subunit 9, putative — protein sequence MVFGSPFSDTYPSFIWKILGKSRKGKDIFNPFFVALNKTRIYDHVLKYNSRYWLFVVTGGCVTSYFWGIWFNNMWKKINKGKLYIDCPYTYPEEED from the exons A TGGTTTTTGGAAGTCCGTTCAGTGATACATATCCATCTTTTATTTGGAAAATACTTGGAAAAAGTAGAAAAGGAAAAGATATTTTCAACCCCTTTTTCGTGGCATTAAATAAAACCag AATATATGATCATGTATTAAAGTATAATAGTCGATATTGGCTTTTTGTTGTTACTGGAGGTTGTGTTACCTCCTATTTTTGGGGCATATGGTTTAACAACATGtggaagaaaataaataaaggg aaattatatattgatTGCCCATATACATATCCTGAGGAAGAGGATTAA
- a CDS encoding radical SAM protein, putative: MNSSKIKVLSLVCLVATGAYYACTYKKEVKSLIDQLFLDNKKKKKKKNKKKNGRQRKNGQNKLSILELFIKKTNTLINWDNEVNSESNTSDYIKHNDSSTYVDSDNDSYFAEYKNISNRKDKKNNKALKKFIDFNDEKTRKPKTSSVEDVNTLTDVEDINNTNERMDYNVVQIKKKQNINIMNKKKQNIINSEDDEIKNNDDTVIYNNFNESNVIIPENYNIYFKSFGCAHNSSDSEFMMGLLSNYGFQFVKNIDDCDICIVNSCTVKNPSEESMKTIIKYVNNLNKSRNNEYKKTNKNKQNQKKNITKNDGYLSTSSSDCSGIEDKIIFENLDSQKKTSNDCLTELNNNNTLCGNGENQKEGCNDNQNTCGCITNNDKLYPKTKVGCCNGENESLVRNEKNKIEGINNEIIKKRTSSGKDIKIIVCGCVPQAENDMKIFENVSLVGVNNIDKIVDAVENVINGYNVKYLKQSKKMTSLNLPKIRKNKFIEIININNGCLGNCTYCKTKFARGNLSSYNIKDIVSRIKYVCTKDNIKEIWLTSEDSGAYGIDLNTNIVNLLKEILDYVQDTDVMIRIGMTNPPYILKHVKDICKLLKHKNMYEFIHIPVQSGSNNVLKDMNREYKIEDFIYLVDNLRKYVPNMTIATDIICGFPYESENDHLETVNLIKKYKFPILNISQFYPRRGTVAYNMKKIDTKIVKKRSREVTDAFLSYQNNYKFLQNTIQKVLFTEISSKSEHIIGHTKQYVKVLLHNNNSENENLLGKFATCKIVSTHKWHVIAELV; this comes from the coding sequence ATGAATAGTagcaaaataaaagtaCTAAGTTTGGTTTGCTTAGTTGCTACTGGAGCATATTACGCTTGCACATACAAAAAGGAAGTGAAGAGTTTGATTGATCAACTATTTttagataataaaaaaaaaaaaaaaaaaaaaaacaaaaaaaaaaatggaaggcaaagaaaaaatggacaaaataaattatccATACTTGAgttattcataaaaaaaacaaataccCTTATAAACTGGGATAATGAAGTAAATAGTGAATCAAACACATCTGATTACATAAAACACAATGATAGTAGTACATATGTCGATTCAGATAATGATTCATACTTTgctgaatataaaaatatttctaatagaaaagataaaaaaaataataaggcTCTTAAAAAGTTCATTGATtttaatgatgaaaaaacaaGAAAACCAAAAACATCATCAGTAGAAGATGTAAACACATTAACAGATGTTGaagatattaataatacaaacGAAAGGATGGATTATAATGTAgttcaaattaaaaaaaaacaaaatataaatattatgaataaaaaaaaacaaaatataataaatagcgaagatgatgaaataaaaaacaatgatGATActgtaatatataataattttaatgaaagtaatgtaataataccagaaaattataatatatattttaaatcttTTGGATGTGCACATAATAGCTCTGACTCTGAATTTATGATGGGATTATTAAGTAATTATGGTTTTcaatttgtaaaaaatattgatgaCTGTGATATTTGTATTGTTAACAGTTGCACTGTAAAAAATCCAAGTGAAGAAAGTATGaaaacaattataaaatatgttaacaatttaaataaatctcgtaataatgaatataaaaaaactaataaaaataaacaaaatcaaaaaaaaaatattacaaaaaatgatggTTATTTGTCAACATCATCATCAGATTGTTCAGGCATTgaagataaaataatttttgaaaatctCGATtcccaaaaaaaaacatcaAATGACTGTTTAACTGAactaaataataataacacaCTCTGTGGAAATGGGGAAAATCAAAAAGAAGGATGTAATGATAATCAAAATACTTGTGGATGTATTACAAACAACGATAAGTTATACCCCAAAACAAAAGTTGGTTGTTGTAATGGGGAGAATGAATCATTAGTtagaaatgaaaaaaacaaaatcgaaggtattaataatgagataataaaaaaacgtACAAGTTCTGGAAaggatataaaaattatagtgTGTGGTTGTGTTCCTCAAGCCGAAAATGACATGAAGATATTTGAAAATGTATCATTGGTTGGagttaataatatagataaaatAGTTGATGCTGTagaaaatgtaataaatgGATATAATGTTAAATACTTAAAACaatctaaaaaaatgacaTCTTTAAATCTTccaaaaataagaaaaaataaatttattgaaattattaatattaacaatGGGTGTTTAGGAAATTGTACTTATtgtaaaacaaaatttgcCAGAGGGAATTTATCaagttataatataaaagatattGTTAgtagaataaaatatgtttgtactaaagataatattaaagaaaTTTGGCTAACATCTGAAGATTCTGGAGCTTATGGTATTGATTTAAACACAAACATTgtgaatttattaaaagaaatattgGACTATGTACAAGATACTGATGTTATGATAAGAATCGGAATGACAAATCCTCCTTATATATTAAAGCATGTTAAAgatatttgtaaattattaaaacataaaaatatgtacgAGTTTATTCATATACCAGTTCAAAGTGGTAGTaataatgttttaaaaGATATGAACAgagaatataaaattgaagattttatttatttagtaGATAACCTAAGAAAATATGTTCCAAATATGACTATAGCAACTGATATCATTTGTGGATTCCCATATGAATCAGAAAATGATCATTTAGAAACAGtcaatttaattaaaaaatataaattcccaatattaaatatatcacaATTTTATCCCAGAAGAGGAACGGTtgcatataatatgaaaaaaattgacacaaaaattgttaaaaaaagatcTAGAGAAGTAACTGATGCATTCCTTTCATATCAGAATAATTACAAATTTTTACAGAATACTATACAGAAAGTTTTATTTACCGAAATATCATCCAAAAGTGAGCATATTATTGGCCATACTAAACAATATGTCAAGGTTTTATtgcataataataatagtgaaaatgaaaactTGTTGGGCAAATTCGCTACTTGTAAAATAGTTTCGACACATAAATGGCATGTAATCGCAGAATTGGTCTGA
- a CDS encoding RNA methyltransferase, putative, which produces MNLILISANIIYKNDGDYLFKTDGRQTSHLKNILKVKLNQVIKIGVINKGKGEGIILEENPKFYIIKLLTPIHLEKPQNNFLPIDVVLCIPRPKVLNKALQQLSSVGVKKIIIVFSEYSNKCYESSKMLKNDEIKFALQLGLEQAMCTSFPKVYMHYTFSSFFMNIQNYCDENTIKVCAHTDIKKKNEHPIEYSILNKEKGKILLMLGCERGFSDLEIYLLQKLNFNFLNLSERILKCETALLIIIGKLLLLTENVSLRPNGKKMIRCSHKKENYNITNVNETDLSIDTNESTKQEKKINSNFTLQNKAELIKKIKNILTDPDIPEQLIISMTDFIRNQENGEHVNKNNDSENNNMHEQNDHMINSILKIIKSFNSEEENNFQCAYLSLLLKKIKYKNQLDTSYNDIKNNVDEDGVFIYRTQRYMSKKKNS; this is translated from the coding sequence ATGAACTTAATACTAATTAGTGCAAAcataatttacaaaaatgaTGGGgactatttatttaaaaccGATGGAAGACAAACAAgccatttaaaaaatattttaaaagtcAAATTAAATCAGGTAATTAAAATTGGAGTAATTAATAAAGGCAAAGGGGAAGGAATTATTTTAGAAGAAAAtccaaaattttatataataaaattattaactCCTATACATTTAGAAAAACCTCAAAATAACTTTTTACCTATCGACGTTGTTTTATGTATACCTCGGCCAAAAGTTTTAAATAAAGCACTTCAGCAATTATCTTCTGTAggtgttaaaaaaattattattgtattttCAGAGTATTCAAATAAATGCTATGAGTCCAgtaaaatgttaaaaaatgatgaaataaagTTTGCACTTCAATTGGGATTAGAACAAGCTATGTGTACAAGCTTTCCGAAAgtttatatgcattataCATTTAgttctttttttatgaacatTCAGAATTATTGTGAtgaaaatacaataaaagTGTGTGCACACacagatataaaaaaaaaaaatgaacatCCTATTGAATATTCTATTTTAAACAAAGAAAAGGGAAAAATACTTTTAATGCTAGGCTGTGAACGAGGGTTTTCAGATTTAGAAATTTATTTGctacaaaaattaaattttaatttcttaaatttatcagaaagaatattaaaatgtgaaacagctttgttaataataattggGAAGCTACTTTTATTAACAGAAAATGTGTCACTACGGccaaatggaaaaaaaatgattagATGTTCAcacaaaaaagaaaattataatattactaATGTCAATGAAACTGATTTGAGTATTGACACGAATGAATCCACAAAacaggaaaaaaaaataaacagtAATTTTACTTTGCAAAATAAAGCAGAactaattaaaaaaataaaaaatatattaactgATCCAGATATTCCTGAACAGTTAATAATTTCTATGACTGATTTTATTCGCAATCAAGAAAATGGTGAgcatgttaataaaaataacgaCAGTGAAAACAACAATATGCACGAGCAGAATGATCATATGATTAATAGTATTTTAAAGATTATAAAATCGTTTAATAGCGAAgaggaaaataattttcaatgTGCATACTTAAGTTTgttacttaaaaaaataaaatataaaaatcaaCTTGATACATCATATAacgatataaaaaataatgtagaTGAAGATGGcgtatttatatataggaCTCAAAGGTACAtgtcaaaaaaaaaaaattcttag